In the genome of Ignavibacteriales bacterium, one region contains:
- the rpoB gene encoding DNA-directed RNA polymerase subunit beta: MNNQRISFGKIPSVISAPDLLSIQTDSFEDFVQLKTEPDLRENKGLQAVFSSNFPIFDNKENYRLDFIEYYVEKPRYSVLECLERGLTFATPLKGKLRLSTKDPETEEFVNTVEQEVYLGNLPFMTNKGTFIINGAERVVVSQLHRSPGVAFSQTVHPNGTPIYSARIIPLRGSWVEFATDINYIMYVYIDRRKKFPATTLLRALNFASDEEILDLFNLVEEIKVKKVKIEEYIGRAIASDVFDMSTGEIFLTKDSILTEEDVERLGEAEVDTLKLIKSDAGPDSDLIVNTLRKDTSHTREEALFAIYRQLRSGEAPDIETAEALIEKLFFNDKRYDLGDVGRHRMNDKLKLEIPETTTILTVEDIIAIMKYIIKLKGGVESVDDIDHLGNRRIRTVGEQLGQQFNIGMARMARTIKERMNMRDNENFTPQDLVNARTISSVINAFFGTNQLSQFMDQTNPLAEITHKRRMSALGPGGLTRERAGFEVRDVHYTHYGRLCPIETPEGPNIGLISSLTIFARVNRYGFLETPYRKVQKGKVLEEVHYLTAEQEDNFTIAQANAPLTEQSKFVNERVKSRYKGEFPIVTPDHIQFMDVAPAQIVSTAAALIPFLEHDDANRALMGSNMQRQAVPLLRPEAPIVGTGMEKKLATDSRAVILAEDNGVVEFVDANMITVKYDINPNSVEALTSFNDVRRVTYRLTKFNGTNQETCVNQRPIVKQGQRVITGDVLADGTSTDNGELALGRNVLVAFMPWRGYNFEDAIIISERVVSEDVYTSIHIEEFELQVRETKRGEEELTREIPNVSEEAVKNLDEYGIVREGAEVKENDILIGKITPKGETDPTPEEKLLRAIFGDKAGDVKDASLKAPPGIKGTVIKTRLFSRKKRDGDAKKTEKKVLDNLENQHKQNLQNAYDKLIEKLTKITDGLTTTGIRDLDGSVVIRSGTTIKETTFAQLDDVTKLDYTLEWFDTKKTNNHIKLLFKNYFDVVAEIEEDFKREKVKIAGGDELPPGIVQLAKVYVAKKRKLSVGDKMAGRHGNKGVVAKIVPIEDMPFLPDGTPVDIILNPLGVPSRMNLGQLYETALGWAGKMLGVKFSTPIFDGAKMEDVDEWLEKAGLEKGSKSTLHDGRSGDPFHQKVTCGYIYMLKLSHLVDDKIHARSIGPYSLITQQPLGGKAQFGGQRFGEMEVWALEGYGASHILQEILTVKSDDVAGRAKIYESIVKGENLQEPNIPESFNVLIKELQGLGLDIKIN, encoded by the coding sequence TTGAACAATCAAAGAATTTCCTTCGGTAAAATCCCTTCAGTAATTTCAGCTCCAGATCTATTAAGTATACAGACGGATTCATTCGAAGATTTTGTCCAACTGAAAACAGAGCCCGATTTAAGGGAGAACAAAGGGCTTCAGGCTGTATTCAGCAGCAATTTCCCCATCTTCGACAACAAGGAAAATTATCGCTTAGATTTTATAGAATATTATGTTGAAAAACCGCGGTACTCAGTACTTGAATGTCTTGAGCGTGGGTTAACATTTGCTACACCTCTTAAAGGGAAACTGCGTCTTTCAACTAAAGATCCGGAAACTGAAGAATTTGTAAATACTGTTGAGCAGGAAGTTTATCTTGGTAACCTTCCGTTCATGACTAACAAAGGTACCTTTATAATTAATGGAGCCGAGCGTGTTGTTGTATCGCAATTGCATCGTTCTCCTGGTGTTGCCTTCAGTCAAACGGTTCATCCAAACGGCACTCCAATTTATTCTGCACGAATAATCCCGCTACGCGGTTCCTGGGTAGAATTTGCAACAGACATAAACTATATCATGTATGTTTATATCGACAGAAGGAAAAAATTCCCGGCAACCACTTTACTTCGTGCACTTAATTTTGCATCAGATGAAGAAATTCTCGACCTCTTTAACCTTGTTGAAGAAATAAAAGTAAAAAAAGTAAAAATTGAAGAGTATATCGGTCGTGCAATTGCCAGCGATGTATTTGATATGTCAACAGGTGAAATTTTTCTAACCAAGGATAGCATTCTGACGGAAGAAGACGTTGAAAGATTAGGAGAAGCAGAAGTCGATACTCTTAAACTTATCAAGTCAGACGCAGGTCCTGACAGTGATTTGATTGTTAATACTTTAAGAAAAGATACTTCTCATACCCGTGAAGAAGCCTTATTTGCTATTTACAGACAACTGCGTTCAGGCGAGGCTCCGGATATTGAAACCGCTGAAGCATTGATTGAAAAACTTTTCTTCAATGATAAGCGTTATGATCTTGGTGATGTTGGTCGTCACAGGATGAATGATAAGTTGAAACTGGAAATACCGGAAACAACTACAATACTTACAGTCGAAGATATCATCGCAATTATGAAATACATCATCAAACTTAAGGGTGGTGTTGAAAGCGTTGATGATATAGATCATCTTGGCAACAGAAGAATACGTACGGTAGGAGAACAACTCGGTCAGCAGTTCAACATTGGTATGGCGCGTATGGCTAGAACCATAAAAGAACGTATGAACATGCGTGATAATGAAAACTTTACTCCCCAGGATCTTGTTAATGCTAGAACAATCAGCAGTGTTATCAATGCATTCTTCGGTACCAACCAGCTTAGCCAGTTTATGGATCAGACAAATCCTCTTGCTGAAATTACACACAAGAGAAGAATGTCAGCTTTAGGACCTGGTGGATTAACACGTGAAAGAGCCGGATTTGAAGTTCGTGACGTTCACTACACACATTACGGTAGATTGTGCCCGATTGAAACACCTGAAGGTCCGAACATCGGTTTGATTTCGTCACTTACAATATTTGCAAGAGTTAACCGTTATGGTTTTCTTGAAACTCCATATAGAAAAGTACAAAAAGGAAAAGTGCTTGAGGAAGTTCATTACCTTACTGCTGAACAAGAAGATAACTTCACAATTGCTCAGGCAAATGCCCCGTTAACCGAACAATCTAAATTTGTTAATGAAAGAGTTAAGTCAAGGTATAAAGGTGAGTTTCCGATTGTGACTCCTGATCACATTCAATTTATGGATGTTGCCCCTGCACAAATCGTTAGTACTGCAGCTGCATTAATTCCATTCCTTGAACACGACGATGCGAACAGAGCATTGATGGGTTCAAACATGCAGCGCCAGGCTGTTCCATTGTTAAGACCCGAAGCCCCAATTGTAGGCACCGGAATGGAAAAGAAACTTGCTACAGATTCAAGAGCTGTTATCCTTGCTGAAGATAATGGCGTAGTTGAATTTGTTGATGCTAATATGATAACAGTCAAGTATGATATTAATCCAAATAGTGTAGAGGCTCTTACTAGTTTCAACGATGTAAGAAGAGTCACTTACAGGCTGACAAAGTTTAATGGTACTAACCAGGAGACTTGTGTTAATCAGCGTCCGATAGTAAAACAAGGACAAAGAGTAATCACCGGTGATGTACTTGCAGACGGTACTTCAACTGACAATGGAGAACTTGCCCTTGGAAGAAACGTGCTTGTAGCGTTTATGCCGTGGAGAGGATATAACTTTGAAGATGCTATCATTATCAGTGAACGTGTTGTAAGCGAAGATGTTTATACATCTATTCACATTGAAGAATTTGAATTACAAGTAAGAGAAACAAAACGTGGTGAAGAAGAACTCACGCGTGAAATTCCTAACGTAAGCGAAGAGGCTGTAAAAAATCTTGATGAGTATGGCATAGTCAGAGAAGGCGCTGAGGTAAAAGAGAATGATATTCTTATAGGAAAAATTACACCAAAAGGTGAAACTGATCCTACACCGGAAGAAAAATTATTAAGGGCTATATTCGGAGATAAAGCTGGTGACGTGAAAGATGCTTCACTGAAAGCGCCTCCGGGAATTAAAGGAACAGTTATTAAGACTCGTTTATTTAGCAGAAAGAAAAGAGACGGCGATGCTAAAAAAACTGAGAAGAAAGTTTTAGATAATCTTGAAAATCAGCATAAGCAAAACTTACAAAACGCTTATGACAAACTGATTGAAAAATTAACGAAGATCACAGACGGTTTAACAACAACCGGAATCAGGGATCTTGATGGCAGTGTTGTAATCCGCAGCGGTACTACAATCAAAGAAACAACTTTTGCTCAGCTTGATGATGTTACAAAACTTGATTACACATTAGAGTGGTTCGATACAAAGAAAACAAACAACCACATCAAATTATTATTTAAAAACTATTTTGATGTAGTTGCGGAAATTGAAGAAGACTTCAAGCGTGAAAAAGTTAAAATTGCCGGTGGCGATGAACTACCTCCGGGAATTGTTCAGTTAGCTAAAGTTTATGTGGCTAAAAAGAGAAAACTTTCTGTCGGTGATAAAATGGCGGGAAGACACGGTAACAAAGGTGTTGTTGCCAAAATAGTTCCGATAGAAGATATGCCGTTCCTTCCGGATGGAACACCCGTTGATATAATTCTTAATCCACTTGGTGTACCTTCACGTATGAATCTTGGTCAGCTTTACGAAACAGCTTTAGGCTGGGCTGGTAAGATGCTCGGAGTAAAATTCTCAACTCCGATATTTGACGGCGCCAAAATGGAAGATGTAGATGAATGGTTAGAGAAAGCCGGCTTGGAAAAAGGCAGTAAATCTACTTTGCATGATGGAAGATCAGGCGATCCTTTCCATCAAAAAGTTACCTGCGGATATATTTATATGCTTAAACTAAGCCACCTTGTTGATGATAAAATTCATGCAAGGTCTATTGGACCATACTCTCTCATTACTCAGCAGCCGCTTGGTGGTAAAGCACAATTCGGCGGCCAGCGTTTCGGAGAAATGGAAGTTTGGGCGCTTGAAGGTTATGGCGCTTCGCACATACTTCAGGAAATCCTCACTGTAAAAAGTGATGACGTTGCCGGTAGAGCAAAAATTTATGAGTCTATTGTTAAGGGTGAAAACCTACAGGAACCAAATATTCCTGAATCGTTCAACGTATTAATTAAAGAGCTCCAGGGTCTTGGACTCGATATAAAAATTAATTAA
- the rplL gene encoding 50S ribosomal protein L7/L12 translates to MSEKVGQALELIKGMSLLEAAELKKALEDEFGVTAAAPVVVAAGGAPAAGGAPVEEKTEFDVILVSAGDKKINVIKVVRAHTGLGLKEAKDLVDTAPKPVKEGISKDEAEKLKKEFEEAGASVEVK, encoded by the coding sequence ATGTCAGAAAAAGTTGGTCAAGCTTTAGAACTTATTAAAGGAATGTCGCTTTTAGAAGCTGCAGAACTTAAAAAAGCACTTGAAGATGAATTTGGTGTTACAGCAGCAGCACCTGTTGTTGTAGCAGCCGGTGGTGCGCCTGCAGCTGGTGGTGCGCCTGTTGAAGAAAAAACAGAATTTGATGTCATCCTCGTTTCTGCAGGAGATAAAAAGATCAACGTAATTAAAGTTGTTCGTGCTCACACAGGATTAGGTTTGAAAGAAGCTAAAGATCTTGTTGACACAGCTCCAAAACCAGTCAAAGAAGGAATTTCTAAAGACGAAGCTGAAAAACTCAAAAAAGAGTTTGAAGAAGCTGGTGCTTCAGTAGAAGTTAAGTAA
- the rplJ gene encoding 50S ribosomal protein L10: MNKTEKSEIISEIKEMIESASAVYLTDYTGITVEDINQIRNEFRKEGVRYKVIKNTLFKRAITESEKFDKLGDHLVGMTGYAFASHNPVAPAKIIKKYFDTTQKLSLKACYIENQFYDGNQLNQLASLPSKNEIIAGILGSLNSPVSGVVGAINAVMRDLVSVVDEISKKKAA, from the coding sequence ATGAACAAAACTGAAAAATCTGAAATCATTTCAGAAATAAAAGAAATGATTGAAAGTGCTTCAGCAGTTTATCTGACAGACTATACCGGTATTACGGTAGAGGATATAAATCAGATCAGGAATGAATTCCGCAAGGAAGGTGTTAGATATAAAGTAATAAAGAATACTTTATTTAAACGCGCAATTACTGAATCTGAAAAGTTTGATAAACTTGGTGATCATTTAGTAGGAATGACAGGATATGCATTCGCTTCTCATAATCCGGTCGCACCTGCAAAAATCATCAAGAAGTACTTCGATACAACACAAAAACTATCTTTAAAAGCCTGTTATATTGAAAATCAATTTTATGATGGCAACCAGTTAAATCAATTGGCTAGCCTGCCGTCTAAGAATGAAATCATTGCAGGTATTTTAGGAAGCCTCAATTCACCTGTTTCAGGTGTTGTTGGCGCAATTAACGCTGTAATGAGAGACCTTGTTAGCGTAGTTGATGAGATCTCTAAGAAAAAAGCAGCGTAA
- a CDS encoding 50S ribosomal protein L1 → MQKTKRNKEISKSVDKSKEYLILDAIKILQDSSKVKFVESLDCAIRLGVDPRHADQMVRGTVSLPNGTGKEVKVLVIAKGAKAQEALDSGADFAGFEEYLEKIKGGWADVDVVIATPDSMGELGKLGKVLGPKGLMPNPKSGTVTMDVAKAVKEVKAGKIEFRVEKAGIVHTSLGKLNFDAEKLAENTHAFLNTIVKLKPSTAKGQYIKSLYLSSTMGPGLKISKEEVAL, encoded by the coding sequence ATGCAAAAAACAAAAAGAAATAAAGAAATTTCTAAATCAGTGGATAAATCAAAAGAATATCTGATTTTAGATGCAATAAAAATTTTACAGGACAGCTCCAAAGTAAAATTTGTTGAGTCACTTGATTGTGCCATCAGATTAGGAGTGGATCCAAGACATGCTGACCAGATGGTCAGAGGAACCGTTTCTTTACCGAATGGAACAGGTAAAGAAGTTAAGGTTTTGGTTATTGCCAAAGGTGCCAAGGCACAGGAAGCGCTTGATTCAGGCGCTGATTTTGCCGGCTTTGAAGAATATCTAGAAAAAATAAAAGGCGGTTGGGCTGATGTTGATGTGGTAATTGCGACACCGGATTCAATGGGTGAACTTGGAAAACTTGGTAAAGTTTTAGGACCAAAAGGATTAATGCCGAATCCTAAAAGCGGCACAGTAACAATGGATGTGGCAAAAGCTGTTAAAGAAGTTAAAGCCGGGAAAATTGAATTCCGCGTTGAAAAAGCCGGTATTGTTCATACTTCTCTAGGCAAATTAAATTTTGATGCAGAAAAATTAGCTGAAAACACTCACGCTTTTTTAAATACCATCGTTAAGCTTAAACCTTCAACCGCAAAAGGACAATATATCAAGAGCCTTTATTTATCAAGCACGATGGGTCCAGGATTAAAAATTAGTAAAGAAGAAGTTGCACTTTAA
- the rplK gene encoding 50S ribosomal protein L11 yields the protein MAKKISGFIKLQIPAGKANPSPPVGPALGQKGVNIMEFCKQFNARTSDKDGLIIPVVITVYSDKSFTFITKTPPAAVLLKKAAKVDKGSAESNRNKIGKVTQAQVREIAQMKMPDLNAFDIDHAMSMVAGTARSMGLTVED from the coding sequence ATGGCAAAAAAAATAAGTGGATTTATTAAGCTTCAGATTCCCGCAGGTAAAGCTAATCCATCACCACCGGTTGGACCGGCGTTAGGTCAGAAAGGTGTTAACATTATGGAGTTTTGTAAGCAGTTTAATGCCAGAACTTCAGACAAAGATGGGTTAATTATACCTGTCGTAATCACTGTATATTCTGATAAATCATTCACATTTATTACAAAAACTCCACCGGCAGCTGTTTTATTAAAAAAAGCAGCAAAGGTTGATAAAGGTTCGGCTGAATCGAATCGCAACAAAATTGGAAAAGTTACCCAGGCTCAAGTGAGAGAAATTGCTCAAATGAAAATGCCAGATCTTAATGCATTTGATATTGATCATGCAATGAGCATGGTTGCCGGTACAGCAAGAAGTATGGGACTGACAGTAGAAGACTAA
- the nusG gene encoding transcription termination/antitermination factor NusG: protein MDYKWYVVRTFSGHENKVKSVLESEMAENDQLKAKIQDILVPTEKVFEVKDGKKKSKTKNFFPGYILVQADLDNQVKEFILNTQSVMGFLGTRNNPNPLQPEEVKRIVGRITQDESGERIETIFRNGDIVKIIDGPFNNFSATVQEVNEEKMKIKVLVSIFGRKTPVEIDFVQAELEK from the coding sequence ATGGATTATAAATGGTATGTAGTTAGAACATTTTCCGGGCATGAAAACAAAGTAAAAAGTGTTTTAGAGTCCGAGATGGCTGAAAATGATCAGCTGAAAGCAAAAATTCAGGATATTTTAGTTCCTACTGAAAAAGTCTTTGAAGTTAAAGATGGCAAGAAAAAAAGTAAAACAAAGAATTTCTTTCCCGGATATATCCTCGTTCAAGCTGATTTAGATAATCAGGTAAAAGAGTTTATTCTTAATACTCAATCTGTTATGGGATTTCTTGGTACCAGGAATAACCCAAACCCACTTCAACCGGAGGAAGTAAAAAGAATAGTTGGAAGAATAACCCAGGACGAAAGTGGTGAAAGAATTGAAACGATTTTTCGTAATGGAGATATTGTTAAAATTATTGATGGTCCATTCAATAATTTTAGTGCAACGGTTCAGGAAGTAAACGAAGAAAAAATGAAAATAAAAGTTCTTGTTTCAATTTTTGGTAGAAAAACTCCTGTTGAGATTGATTTTGTTCAAGCAGAATTAGAAAAATAA
- the secE gene encoding preprotein translocase subunit SecE, giving the protein MKEKIIKFFDDVVKEMKKVTWPTKNELKESTTIVIVVCLVIAAFTYVIDLVINEFIKGIY; this is encoded by the coding sequence ATGAAAGAAAAAATAATAAAGTTCTTTGATGATGTGGTAAAGGAAATGAAAAAAGTGACCTGGCCTACAAAAAATGAACTTAAAGAATCTACCACAATAGTTATTGTAGTTTGCCTTGTTATTGCTGCTTTCACGTATGTGATTGATCTTGTAATTAATGAATTTATTAAAGGTATTTATTAG
- the rpmG gene encoding 50S ribosomal protein L33, protein MRDIITLECTECKRRNYTTTKNKRLHAGRVEFKKYCRWDKKHTIHKETK, encoded by the coding sequence ATGAGAGATATAATAACATTAGAATGTACAGAGTGTAAAAGAAGAAATTACACTACTACAAAAAATAAAAGATTACACGCTGGTAGAGTTGAATTCAAAAAGTATTGCCGTTGGGATAAAAAGCATACTATCCACAAAGAAACAAAATGA
- a CDS encoding YifB family Mg chelatase-like AAA ATPase yields the protein MLSKIYSSATYGIDAYILEVETHVEKQIPNFIIVGLPDNAVKESRERVTAAIKNSGLEFPLKKVTINLAPADIRKEGSSFDLPIAVGILSATGVLENILIDDTIFLGELSLDGNLRPVKGVLPISVEAKRKGFKRILLPLESAEEAAIVDGLEVYGMKNLEEVVQFLRGDISKTKTEVKTEKLFSSINVYQLDFSDVKGQENVKRALEVAAAGSHNILMIGPPGSGKTMLAKRLPSILPPLSFEEALETTKIHSVAGILSKEQALVTERPFRSPHHTVSDAALVGGGSFPRPGEVSFAHHGVLFLDELPEFKKNVLEVLRQPLEDSKVTVSRSKLSLEFPANFMLASAMNPCPCGFFTDPTKECTCSPPIIQKYMSKISGPLLDRIDIHIEVPAVKYKELSSDIKSEGSNEIRKRVINARKVQFNRFKDLKHIFNNGDMGTKEVRQYCKLDQPGSELLKMAMTKLGLSARAYDRILKVSRTIADLDGSEEIMSNHISEAIQYRSLDRELWKH from the coding sequence ATGTTATCTAAAATATACTCAAGTGCAACTTATGGAATTGATGCCTACATTCTTGAAGTTGAAACTCATGTCGAAAAACAGATCCCTAATTTTATCATAGTTGGGTTACCTGATAATGCAGTAAAAGAAAGTCGTGAACGGGTAACTGCGGCAATTAAGAATTCAGGATTGGAATTCCCTCTTAAAAAAGTTACGATCAATCTTGCACCGGCGGATATTCGGAAAGAAGGAAGTTCCTTTGATCTTCCTATCGCAGTTGGAATTTTATCTGCTACCGGAGTTCTTGAAAATATCTTAATTGATGATACAATATTTTTGGGTGAGCTTTCACTTGATGGTAACTTGCGTCCGGTGAAAGGTGTGCTTCCAATTTCAGTTGAAGCAAAACGTAAGGGATTTAAAAGAATTTTACTTCCCCTGGAATCAGCAGAAGAAGCCGCGATAGTTGATGGTCTTGAGGTGTACGGTATGAAAAATCTCGAAGAGGTCGTTCAGTTTTTGAGGGGAGATATTTCAAAAACTAAAACAGAAGTTAAAACTGAAAAATTGTTTTCTTCTATAAATGTTTATCAACTTGATTTTTCTGATGTCAAAGGACAGGAAAATGTAAAAAGAGCACTTGAAGTAGCGGCTGCAGGTAGTCATAATATTTTAATGATAGGTCCACCTGGATCTGGTAAAACAATGCTGGCTAAAAGACTCCCATCAATTCTTCCCCCATTATCATTTGAAGAAGCACTGGAAACAACAAAGATTCATTCTGTTGCTGGAATTCTTTCAAAAGAGCAGGCATTGGTTACTGAGAGACCATTCAGAAGCCCGCACCATACTGTGTCAGATGCTGCACTTGTCGGCGGCGGCTCATTCCCCAGACCGGGAGAAGTATCTTTTGCTCATCATGGGGTTTTATTTTTAGATGAATTGCCTGAATTCAAAAAGAATGTACTTGAAGTTCTCAGGCAGCCACTTGAAGATTCAAAAGTCACAGTTAGTCGCTCCAAGTTATCATTAGAGTTTCCTGCGAATTTTATGTTAGCATCTGCAATGAATCCCTGCCCATGTGGATTCTTTACTGATCCAACAAAAGAATGCACATGTTCGCCTCCAATTATTCAAAAGTACATGTCCAAAATATCCGGACCACTTCTTGACAGAATAGATATTCACATCGAAGTACCAGCGGTTAAATACAAAGAACTTTCATCTGACATTAAGAGCGAAGGTTCAAATGAAATAAGAAAAAGAGTAATCAACGCTAGGAAAGTGCAGTTTAACAGATTTAAGGACTTAAAACACATTTTTAATAATGGGGACATGGGAACTAAAGAAGTACGACAATATTGTAAATTAGATCAACCGGGCTCTGAATTATTAAAAATGGCTATGACAAAACTGGGTTTATCGGCGCGAGCTTATGATAGAATTTTGAAAGTGAGCCGAACGATTGCAGATCTTGATGGTTCAGAAGAAATAATGTCAAATCATATTAGTGAAGCCATACAATACCGAAGCCTTGACCGTGAGCTTTGGAAACATTGA
- a CDS encoding T9SS type A sorting domain-containing protein, with protein MTKVIKILLVVVLFAISAFAQLNREYYDLSFPKFIPVNSTFEVSFVTTKAFNNASVLEILIQAGSGTEIKSAELRYSGKKIKLKVLEVENSESLKKNKSIVVDFSDSTLGTNDFFQVLLSFKNENVSADKIGIAGIYKNNNKILGYCTYSEDDLYQESVEPYYTELNLEFYKPQKLAGRSLQLSSESYLNIKMPEQNAKYLLLDFWLKLNNVDISILSLEDKRQQKNILELKYNPHLMVYTDFIDSELEYSKPEFISRKMWNHISVIIEKNTDRIRFFSDGKLLSKGKLPPGISTADLSFKFKINAENKSCNIEQLRLIEFDDDINKAFINNNYNGNTLDGSNAFLLLKFDTSDEFTTLLQKQIIEFGGIQLVKSDAPLFTTAPELNIALYKNSIELNWNSVGKNIASVYILEKSIQAQPYLEVVKVQAIDDQEKIYSYTDVVDELAGIVYYRIKQVNKDGSVVYSGSVKVGQGKLEDQVIVEQNFPNPFNPKTSIVVDLLEASEVHIVIYNLEGREVVTLQDGVLEKGQHKFNFDGTELPSGIYLYKVTTPSFSQTRKMILAK; from the coding sequence ATGACTAAGGTCATTAAAATATTGCTGGTAGTTGTACTTTTTGCCATTTCGGCATTTGCACAATTAAACCGAGAGTACTACGATCTTTCATTTCCCAAATTCATCCCTGTTAATTCAACATTCGAAGTATCATTTGTAACAACCAAAGCTTTTAATAACGCAAGTGTTCTTGAGATATTAATTCAAGCAGGATCAGGTACGGAAATAAAATCAGCAGAACTTCGATACTCGGGTAAAAAAATAAAGTTAAAAGTTTTGGAAGTTGAAAATTCAGAGTCTTTGAAAAAAAATAAAAGTATAGTTGTTGATTTTTCCGATTCTACATTAGGAACAAACGATTTTTTCCAGGTGTTGCTTTCTTTCAAAAACGAAAATGTAAGTGCTGATAAAATCGGGATCGCGGGAATATATAAGAATAACAACAAGATACTTGGATATTGTACATATTCTGAGGATGATCTTTACCAGGAATCAGTCGAACCATATTATACCGAGTTGAATTTAGAATTTTATAAACCACAAAAACTCGCCGGCAGGTCGCTTCAGTTATCCTCGGAATCATATCTTAATATTAAGATGCCTGAGCAAAATGCAAAATATCTTCTTCTTGATTTTTGGTTAAAATTAAATAATGTGGATATATCAATACTATCACTTGAAGATAAAAGACAACAAAAAAATATTCTGGAACTGAAGTATAATCCGCATCTCATGGTTTATACTGATTTTATTGATAGTGAACTGGAATACTCGAAACCGGAATTCATCAGCAGAAAAATGTGGAATCATATTTCAGTCATTATTGAAAAAAATACTGATCGAATAAGATTTTTTTCAGATGGAAAATTGTTAAGCAAAGGAAAATTACCACCGGGAATATCCACGGCTGACCTGAGTTTCAAATTTAAAATCAATGCTGAAAATAAAAGCTGCAACATTGAACAGTTAAGATTAATAGAATTCGATGATGATATAAACAAAGCCTTTATTAATAATAATTATAACGGTAACACACTTGATGGTTCGAATGCATTTCTTCTATTAAAGTTTGACACAAGTGATGAATTTACCACACTGCTTCAAAAACAAATAATAGAGTTTGGTGGAATTCAACTTGTAAAATCAGATGCACCGCTATTTACAACTGCACCGGAACTTAATATTGCACTATATAAAAACTCGATTGAACTTAACTGGAATTCTGTCGGGAAGAATATTGCTTCCGTGTATATTCTTGAAAAGTCTATTCAGGCGCAGCCTTATTTAGAAGTTGTGAAAGTTCAGGCAATTGACGATCAGGAAAAAATTTACTCTTACACAGATGTTGTTGATGAACTTGCAGGAATAGTTTATTACAGGATAAAGCAAGTGAATAAAGATGGCAGTGTAGTTTATTCAGGTAGTGTTAAAGTAGGTCAGGGTAAGCTTGAAGATCAGGTTATTGTGGAACAAAATTTCCCCAATCCATTTAATCCTAAAACAAGTATTGTAGTAGATTTGCTTGAAGCAAGTGAAGTACATATAGTGATTTATAATCTTGAGGGCAGGGAAGTAGTAACTTTGCAGGATGGTGTTTTAGAAAAAGGTCAGCATAAATTTAATTTTGATGGTACTGAACTGCCATCCGGAATCTATCTTTATAAAGTTACAACACCATCGTTCTCGCAGACTCGTAAAATGATTTTAGCAAAATAA
- the nuoI gene encoding NADH-quinone oxidoreductase subunit NuoI, with amino-acid sequence MPVKKRSKDLTVWERIYIPEIVKGLGLTLKNMFKPKFTMQYPEERFNPPASYRGRPVLVMENNGEERCVACGLCSRVCPALAIEVQASETEREKERYPEVFEINMLRCIFCGFCEEVCPEEAIVMSKDYELAFSNRADALYGKDKLLVPVTQVQERIDFLRNYK; translated from the coding sequence ATGCCAGTTAAGAAACGATCAAAAGATTTGACAGTTTGGGAAAGAATTTATATTCCTGAAATAGTTAAAGGATTAGGTTTAACATTAAAAAATATGTTCAAACCAAAATTCACCATGCAATATCCTGAAGAAAGATTTAATCCGCCGGCATCTTACCGCGGTCGCCCTGTTCTTGTAATGGAAAATAATGGTGAAGAAAGATGCGTGGCGTGCGGACTTTGTTCAAGAGTATGCCCGGCTTTAGCTATTGAAGTTCAGGCTTCAGAAACAGAAAGAGAAAAAGAACGTTATCCTGAAGTCTTCGAGATAAATATGTTGAGATGTATTTTTTGCGGATTTTGTGAAGAAGTTTGTCCCGAGGAAGCAATTGTTATGAGTAAAGATTATGAACTAGCGTTCAGCAATCGCGCTGATGCACTGTATGGAAAAGATAAACTATTGGTTCCGGTAACACAGGTTCAGGAACGAATAGACTTTTTGAGAAATTATAAATAG